The Salvelinus namaycush isolate Seneca chromosome 13, SaNama_1.0, whole genome shotgun sequence genome includes a region encoding these proteins:
- the LOC120058091 gene encoding helix-loop-helix protein 2-like: MMLSPDQPDVGLPTETLLNGIKMECAPMPAEPAEGEGKARSLSMPSLSREEKRRRRRATDKYRSAHATRERIRVEAFNVGFAELRKLLPTLPPDKKLSKIEILRLAICYITYLNHVLDA; this comes from the coding sequence ATGATGCTAAGTCCAGACCAGCCAGATGTCGGGCTGCCCACAGAGACCCTGCTGAACGGCATCAAGATGGAGTGCGCCCCCATGCCCGCGGAGCCCGCAGAAGGCGAGGGCAAGGCGCGATCTCTGTCCATGCCTTCCCTCagcagggaggagaagaggaggcggCGGCGTGCCACAGACAAGTACCGGTCCGCACACGCCACGAGAGAGCGCATCCGCGTTGAGGCCTTCAACGTTGGGTTCGCCGAGCTGAGGAAACTTCTCCCGACACTTCCGCCAGACAAGAAGCTGTCCAAGATCGAGATCCTCCGGCTGGCAATCTGCTACATCACCTACCTCAACCATGTGCTGGACGCGTAG